The Papio anubis isolate 15944 chromosome 1, Panubis1.0, whole genome shotgun sequence genome window below encodes:
- the LOC108584558 gene encoding 60S ribosomal protein L39-like, with translation MVRKEYSFKKQKSALFSFLCHRAVFLLPVLAMSSHRTFRIKRFLAKKQKQNRPIPQWIQMKNGNKIRYNSKRRHWRRTKLGL, from the coding sequence ATGGTGAGGAAGGaatatagctttaaaaaacaaaaatctgctctcttttcctttctctgccatCGTGCTGTGTTCTTGCTTCCAGTTCTCGCCATGTCTTCTCACAGGACTTTCAGGATTAAGCGATTCCtggccaagaaacaaaagcaaaatcgtCCCATTCCCCAGTGGAttcagatgaaaaatggaaataaaataaggtaCAACTCCAAAAGGAGACATTGGAGAAGAACCAAGCTGGGTCTATAA